The sequence tgcctctgtcttccctgtgtgtctctgtgtctcttctattTAATCAGGACACACAGGATTATCAGTCACATAGGACTAGGCCGCacctgctccagtatgacctcatatgAACTTAACTAGTTATATGTGCAAAGACACCACttccaaacaagatcaccttCACAGAtactaggggttaggacttggatATATCTTTTGGGGATGCCATTCACCCCATGACACTCATTATGTCTGAGGCTGTACGCCCACTGCCCCATGCTCTGCCAGGGCAGCACTCACGGTCTGAAACTGCGTATGGGTCCCCCCACCTCGGTTttgtagatggggaaactgaggctcagactgGGAAAGGGACTCACCCAAGGTTCCTGGTGAGACAGAGGCAGGGACAGAGCTGATCCTCTGCCCTGGGCACCAGAACCAAAGCCAATGTCAGGCCTTTTCCATGGCCACACAGGTCGTGGGGGTTGTTCAAATGGGGCCATGAACCTCTCCTTCCAGCACTATGTGTCACACCCCCAGCTGAGGACTGCAGGTACTGGGGCTCCTTCCTAAAAGTCCCCATGCCCAGCCACAGCCACCAGGGTAACCACAGCCACCATGGAAACCACAGCCACCTTGGTAACCGCAGCCACCAGGGTAACCACAGCCACCACAGTAACCACAGCCACCAGGGTAACCACAGCCACCACGGTAACCACAGTCACCACGGTAACCACAGCCACCAAGGTAACCACAGCCACCTCGGTAACCACAGCCACCACGGTAACCACAGCCACCTCGGTAACCACAGCCACCTCGGTAACCACAGCCACCTCGGTAACCACAGCCACCAGGGTAACCACAGCCACCTCGGTAACCACGGCCACCACGGTAACCACGGCCACCTCGGTAACCATGGCCACCAGGGTAACCACGGCCACCAGGGTAACCACGGCCACCTCGGTAACCACGGCCACCACGGTAACCACGGCCACCTCGGTAACCACGGCCACCTCGGTAACCACGGCCACCAGGGTAACCACGGCCATCGCAGTAACCACGGCCACCAGGGTAACCACGGCCACCTCGGTAACCACGGCCACCAGGGTAACCACGGCCACCTCGGTAACCACGGCCACCACTGTAACCACGGCCACCTCGGTAACCACGGCCACCAGGGTAACCACGGCCACCACGGTAACCACGGCCACCAGGGTAACCACGGCCACCTCGGTAACCACGGCCACCACGGTAACCACGGCCACCTCGGTAACCACGGCCACCACGGTAACCACGGCCACCTCGGTAACCACGGCCACCACGGTAACCACGGCCACCACGGTAACCACGGCCACCTCGGTAACCACGGCCACCTCGGTAACCGCAACCACCACAGTAACCACAGCCACCACGGCCACCGAGCCGCCACAGTAGCCACAGCCACCACAACACTCACCCGGTGCACATCCCGGGTCCTCTGCATGGACTCCTCATCCCTCTCCCCACCATTGTCCTTGAGGCAGCAAGCATCCCCAGCCCACCTCTGGCCCTGCCCCTGGCCCTGCCCCAGACCCTCAGCCcctggggaggtgggggtgggggcactgATGAGGAGGAAAGCTTGGGAGACAGGGTTGCTGGGGAGGGCAGGGGCAAGGAGCGAGCTCCCCTGGGACCCCCCCCTCAGACTCCCAGAGGACCCCGTGGCCAGGTTGCTGGCTAGGGCAGCGAGCTGGGCCTGGCAAGGGTGCCTTGTACTCCCAGGACAGCTGTGAAAAGCCCAGAACCGctgttctctctcccttcccctctcctccccacctTCTCAGCCCTCAGATTTAACCCCGGGTGATGGCTGCATCCAACAATCTGCAGTTCTACGGCTCTCCAGTTCCCAGAGTTcacatacacaacacacacagatacatgccTCACCAAGACATGCACAGGACCactacagacacacacaggtgGGGGAGGCACACGGACACGTGACTACCAGACTCCCAGAGCTGTGCCCAGGGTCTCTACCTTGTGCCCACTCAGACCAGACGTGCCGAGCACTGGACTCAGACACCCAGCACAGAGGGCAGCGTGCACACCGGCAACCAAGGTGCCGACCcaccgccctccctccctccctcccttcctttcctccagACAGGGCCCCAAGCCATGGTGGCCAGTCACTTGGTCACtggaggagaga comes from Elephas maximus indicus isolate mEleMax1 chromosome 7, mEleMax1 primary haplotype, whole genome shotgun sequence and encodes:
- the LOC126081205 gene encoding histidine-rich glycoprotein-like isoform X4, producing the protein MPSHSHQGNHSHHGNHSHLGNRSHQGNHSHHSNHSHQGNHSHHGNHSHHGNHSHQGNHSHLGNHSHHGNHSHLGNHSHLGNHSHLGNHSHQGNHSHLGNHGHHGNHGHLGNHGHHGNHGHLGNHGHLGNHGHQGNHGHHGNHGHQGNHGHLGNHGHHGNHGHLGNHGHHGNHGHLGNHGHHGNHGHHGNHGHLGNHGHLGNRNHHSNHSHHGHRAATVATATTTLTRCTSRVLCMDSSSLSPPLSLRQQASPAHLWPCPWPCPRPSAPGEVGVGALMRRKAWETGLLGRAGARSELPWDPPLRLPEDPVARLLARAASWAWQGCLVLPGQL
- the LOC126081205 gene encoding mucin-22-like isoform X10, which encodes METTATLVTAATRVTTATTVTTATRVTTATTVTTVTTVTTATKVTTATSVTTATTVTTATSVTTATSVTTATSVTTATRVTTATSVTTATTVTTATSVTTATTVTTATSVTTATSVTTATRVTTAIAVTTATRVTTATSVTTATRVTTATSVTTATTVTTATSVTTATRVTTATTVTTATRVTTATSVTTATTVTTATSVTTATTVTTATSVTTATTVTTATTVTTATSVTTATSVTATTTVTTATTATEPPQ
- the LOC126081205 gene encoding histidine-rich glycoprotein-like isoform X6, which translates into the protein MPSHSHQGNHSHHGNHSHLGNRSHQGNHSHHSNHSHQGNHSHHGNHSHHGNHSHQGNHSHLGNHSHHGNHSHLGNHSHLGNHSHLGNHSHQGNHSHLGNHGHHGNHGHLGNHGHHGNHGHLGNHGHQGNHGHQGNHGHLGNHGHHGNHGHLGNHGHHGNHGHLGNHGHHGNHGHHGNHGHLGNHGHLGNRNHHSNHSHHGHRAATVATATTTLTRCTSRVLCMDSSSLSPPLSLRQQASPAHLWPCPWPCPRPSAPGEVGVGALMRRKAWETGLLGRAGARSELPWDPPLRLPEDPVARLLARAASWAWQGCLVLPGQL
- the LOC126081205 gene encoding mucin-22-like isoform X12 → METTATLVTAATRVTTATTVTTATRVTTATTVTTVTTVTTATKVTTATSVTTATTVTTATSVTTATSVTTATSVTTATRVTTATSVTTATTVTTATSVTTATRVTTAIAVTTATRVTTATSVTTATRVTTATSVTTATTVTTATSVTTATRVTTATTVTTATRVTTATSVTTATTVTTATSVTTATTVTTATSVTTATTVTTATTVTTATSVTTATSVTATTTVTTATTATEPPQ
- the LOC126081205 gene encoding mucin-22-like isoform X13 translates to METTATLVTAATRVTTATTVTTATRVTTATTVTTVTTVTTATKVTTATSVTTATTVTTATSVTTATSVTTATSVTTATRVTTATSVTTATTVTTATSVTTATTVTTATSVTTATRVTTATSVTTATRVTTATSVTTATTVTTATSVTTATRVTTATTVTTATRVTTATSVTTATTVTTATSVTTATTVTTATSVTTATTVTTATTVTTATSVTTATSVTATTTVTTATTATEPPQ
- the LOC126081205 gene encoding histidine-rich glycoprotein-like isoform X1 → MPSHSHQGNHSHHGNHSHLGNRSHQGNHSHHSNHSHQGNHSHHGNHSHHGNHSHQGNHSHLGNHSHHGNHSHLGNHSHLGNHSHLGNHSHQGNHSHLGNHGHHGNHGHQGNHGHLGNHGHQGNHGHLGNHGHHCNHGHLGNHGHQGNHGHHGNHGHQGNHGHLGNHGHHGNHGHLGNHGHHGNHGHLGNHGHHGNHGHHGNHGHLGNHGHLGNRNHHSNHSHHGHRAATVATATTTLTRCTSRVLCMDSSSLSPPLSLRQQASPAHLWPCPWPCPRPSAPGEVGVGALMRRKAWETGLLGRAGARSELPWDPPLRLPEDPVARLLARAASWAWQGCLVLPGQL
- the LOC126081205 gene encoding histidine-rich glycoprotein-like isoform X9, which codes for MPSHSHQGNHSHHGNHSHLGNRSHQGNHSHHSNHSHQGNHSHHGNHSHHGNHSHQGNHSHLGNHSHHGNHSHLGNHSHLGNHSHLGNHSHQGNHSHLGNHGHHGNHGHLGNHGHHGNHGHLGNHGHHGNHGHLGNHGHHGNHGHLGNHGHHGNHGHHGNHGHLGNHGHLGNRNHHSNHSHHGHRAATVATATTTLTRCTSRVLCMDSSSLSPPLSLRQQASPAHLWPCPWPCPRPSAPGEVGVGALMRRKAWETGLLGRAGARSELPWDPPLRLPEDPVARLLARAASWAWQGCLVLPGQL
- the LOC126081205 gene encoding histidine-rich glycoprotein-like isoform X2, whose translation is MPSHSHQGNHSHHGNHSHLGNRSHQGNHSHHSNHSHQGNHSHHGNHSHHGNHSHQGNHSHLGNHSHHGNHSHLGNHSHLGNHSHLGNHSHQGNHSHLGNHGHHGNHGHLGNHGHHGNHGHLGNHGHLGNHGHQGNHGHRSNHGHQGNHGHLGNHGHQGNHGHLGNHGHHGNHGHLGNHGHHGNHGHLGNHGHHGNHGHHGNHGHLGNHGHLGNRNHHSNHSHHGHRAATVATATTTLTRCTSRVLCMDSSSLSPPLSLRQQASPAHLWPCPWPCPRPSAPGEVGVGALMRRKAWETGLLGRAGARSELPWDPPLRLPEDPVARLLARAASWAWQGCLVLPGQL
- the LOC126081205 gene encoding mucin-22-like isoform X11 — its product is METTATLVTAATRVTTATTVTTATRVTTATTVTTVTTVTTATKVTTATSVTTATTVTTATSVTTATSVTTATSVTTATRVTTATSVTTATTVTTATSVTTATSVTTATRVTTAIAVTTATRVTTATSVTTATRVTTATSVTTATTVTTATSVTTATRVTTATTVTTATRVTTATSVTTATTVTTATSVTTATTVTTATSVTTATTVTTATTVTTATSVTTATSVTATTTVTTATTATEPPQ
- the LOC126081205 gene encoding mucin-22-like isoform X15; protein product: METTATLVTAATRVTTATTVTTATRVTTATTVTTVTTVTTATKVTTATSVTTATTVTTATSVTTATSVTTATSVTTATRVTTATSVTTATTVTTATSVTTATTVTTATSVTTATSVTTATRVTTAIAVTTATRVTTATSVTTATRVTTATRVTTATSVTTATTVTTATSVTTATTVTTATSVTTATTVTTATTVTTATSVTTATSVTATTTVTTATTATEPPQ
- the LOC126081205 gene encoding histidine-rich glycoprotein-like isoform X7, whose protein sequence is MPSHSHQGNHSHHGNHSHLGNRSHQGNHSHHSNHSHQGNHSHHGNHSHHGNHSHQGNHSHLGNHSHHGNHSHLGNHSHLGNHSHLGNHSHQGNHSHLGNHGHHGNHGHLGNHGHQGNHGHHGNHGHQGNHGHLGNHGHHGNHGHLGNHGHHGNHGHLGNHGHHGNHGHHGNHGHLGNHGHLGNRNHHSNHSHHGHRAATVATATTTLTRCTSRVLCMDSSSLSPPLSLRQQASPAHLWPCPWPCPRPSAPGEVGVGALMRRKAWETGLLGRAGARSELPWDPPLRLPEDPVARLLARAASWAWQGCLVLPGQL
- the LOC126081205 gene encoding histidine-rich glycoprotein-like isoform X5, which gives rise to MPSHSHQGNHSHHGNHSHLGNRSHQGNHSHHSNHSHQGNHSHHGNHSHHGNHSHQGNHSHLGNHSHHGNHSHLGNHSHLGNHSHLGNHSHQGNHSHLGNHGHHGNHGHLGNHGHHGNHGHLGNHGHLGNHGHQGNHGHRSNHGHQGNHGHLGNHGHQGNHGHLGNHGHHGNHGHLGNHGHHGNHGHHGNHGHLGNHGHLGNRNHHSNHSHHGHRAATVATATTTLTRCTSRVLCMDSSSLSPPLSLRQQASPAHLWPCPWPCPRPSAPGEVGVGALMRRKAWETGLLGRAGARSELPWDPPLRLPEDPVARLLARAASWAWQGCLVLPGQL
- the LOC126081205 gene encoding histidine-rich glycoprotein-like isoform X8; amino-acid sequence: MPSHSHQGNHSHHGNHSHLGNRSHQGNHSHHSNHSHQGNHSHHGNHSHHGNHSHQGNHSHLGNHSHHGNHSHLGNHSHLGNHSHLGNHSHQGNHSHLGNHGHHGNHGHLGNHGHQGNHGHQGNHGHLGNHGHHGNHGHLGNHGHHGNHGHLGNHGHHGNHGHHGNHGHLGNHGHLGNRNHHSNHSHHGHRAATVATATTTLTRCTSRVLCMDSSSLSPPLSLRQQASPAHLWPCPWPCPRPSAPGEVGVGALMRRKAWETGLLGRAGARSELPWDPPLRLPEDPVARLLARAASWAWQGCLVLPGQL
- the LOC126081205 gene encoding histidine-rich glycoprotein-like isoform X3, whose amino-acid sequence is MPSHSHQGNHSHHGNHSHLGNRSHQGNHSHHSNHSHQGNHSHHGNHSHHGNHSHQGNHSHLGNHSHHGNHSHLGNHSHLGNHSHLGNHSHQGNHSHLGNHGHHGNHGHLGNHGHQGNHGHLGNHGHHCNHGHLGNHGHQGNHGHHGNHGHQGNHGHLGNHGHHGNHGHLGNHGHHGNHGHLGNHGHHGNHGHHGNHGHLGNHGHLGNRNHHSNHSHHGHRAATVATATTTLTRCTSRVLCMDSSSLSPPLSLRQQASPAHLWPCPWPCPRPSAPGEVGVGALMRRKAWETGLLGRAGARSELPWDPPLRLPEDPVARLLARAASWAWQGCLVLPGQL
- the LOC126081205 gene encoding mucin-22-like isoform X14, which gives rise to METTATLVTAATRVTTATTVTTATRVTTATTVTTVTTVTTATKVTTATSVTTATTVTTATSVTTATSVTTATSVTTATRVTTATSVTTATTVTTATSVTTATTVTTATRVTTATSVTTATRVTTATSVTTATTVTTATSVTTATRVTTATTVTTATRVTTATSVTTATTVTTATSVTTATTVTTATSVTTATTVTTATTVTTATSVTTATSVTATTTVTTATTATEPPQ